A part of Capsicum annuum cultivar UCD-10X-F1 chromosome 6, UCD10Xv1.1, whole genome shotgun sequence genomic DNA contains:
- the LOC107852787 gene encoding amino acid transporter AVT6C, translating to MDPSKTSTSADVPLLSRQNAPTRGNQWVIWRAVFNVSTTIIGAGIMSIPATLKVLGVIPAFLLIVLVALLVDITVNFMLRDTYAGQSTTYAGLMKENFGKIGSLAVQICVMISTLGCLIMYLIIIGDVFSGKGEHLGVLQEWFGIHWWNSRYLSILLTVLFVVLPLVLYRRVESLWLSSAVAIILAVVFVGICSVMAVIAIAKGQIVRPRMLPELNSTTSFFDLFTAIPVIVTAFAFHFNVHPIGIELGIPGAMTSAVKISLVICSIIYFSIGIFGYLLFGDSIHADILVNFDTSSSGTVAISPVLNDIVRLSYALHLMLVFPLLNFSLRANIDELIFPKKEILATDTKRFIFLTLILLAFSYIVAIAIPSVWYIYQFMGSTSNVCLAFIFPGAIALRDVHGLSSRKDKIIAVVMIVLAVVTSVITIAANIYNMIGCSS from the exons ATGGATCCGTCCAAGACGAGTACTAGTGCGGACGTCCCACTGCTTTCGCGACAAAATGCTCCTACTAGGGGGAACCAGTGGGTGATATGGAGAGCAGTCTTCAATGTGTCAACCACCATTATTGGTGCAGGAATTATGTCAATCCCAGCAACTCTAAAGGTCTTAGGTGTTATTCCCGCATTCTTGTTGATTGTGCTGGTTGCTTTATTAGTGGACATAACGGTAAATTTCATGTTAAGGGACACCTATGCCGGCCAGTCGACGACGTACGCCGGATTGATGAAAGAGAACTTTGGAAAGATTGGTTCTTTGGCAGTACAAATTTGTGTAATGATCAGCACTCTTGGGTGCTTAATCATGTACCTCATTATTATTG GAGACGTGTTTTCTGGAAAAGGAGAACACCTTGGTGTCCTTCAAGAATGGTTTGGGATTCATTGGTGGAATTCTCGTTATCTATCGATCCTACTCACTGTCTTGTTTGTTGTGCTTCCACTGGTCCTATACAGGCGTGTAG AATCATTATGGCTCAGTTCAGCAGTAGCAATTATACTAGCAGTTGTATTTGTTGGTATATGTTCTGTAATGGCAGTCATTGCAATAGCAAAAGGGCAAATAGTAAGGCCAAGAATGCTACCGGAATTGAATAGTACGACTTCCTTCTTTGATCTCTTCACTGCCATCCCAGTCATCGTAACAGCTTTTGCATTTCACTTCAATG TCCATCCTATTGGAATTGAGCTGGGGATACCGGGAGCTATGACCAGTGCTGTCAAAATTTCACTAGTAATTTGTTCAATCATCTATTTCTCTATTGGCATTTTTGGCTATCTTCTCTTTGGAGATTCAATCCATGCAGATATACTTGTAAATTTTGATACATCGTCCTCAGGCACTGTAGCAATCAGCCCTGTTCTAAATGATATTGTTCGTCTGAGCTATGCGCTTCACCTAATGCTGGTATTTCCTCTGTTAAATTTCTCCCTGAGAGCCAACATTGACGAACTCATATTCCCTAAGAAGGAAATACTGGCAACTGACACCAAAAGATTCATATTTCTTACATTGATCTTGTTAGCCTTCTCATATATAGTAGCCATTGCTATACCATCCGTATGGTACATTTACCAGTTCATGGGATCAACTTCAAATGTTTGCCTGGCCTTCATATTCCCAGGTGCAATTGCTCTAAG AGATGTCCATGGTTTATCTTCCAGAAAAGACAAGATCATTGCAGTAGTAATGATTGTTCTAGCTGTTGTGACGAGCGTTATTACTATTGCTGCCAACATCTACAATATGATTGGATGCAGTTCATAA